In Amyelois transitella isolate CPQ chromosome 3, ilAmyTran1.1, whole genome shotgun sequence, a single genomic region encodes these proteins:
- the LOC106133487 gene encoding uncharacterized protein LOC106133487 has product MTHLKEISAGAAIFFVLFNISVTYAAPQFGGFGQANANAQASAGGFGGGGFGPNPYYQRYGGGGFGQGGFGQGGFGPRRGFGQGYGQGGFGQGGFGQGGFGQGGSLSISKSISISRGGASQSSSSAGASGK; this is encoded by the exons ATGACACATCTGAAGGAAATTAGCGCCGGAGCGGCGATATTTTTCgtgttgtttaatatttctgtgACATACGCAg CTCCCCAGTTTGGTGGTTTCGGCCAAGCCAACGCAAACGCTCAGGCTAGTGCTGGCGGTTTTGGCGGTGGAGGCTTCGGGCCAAATCCGTACTACCAGAGGTATGGTGGCGGCGGCTTCGGACAAGGCGGCTTTGGACAAGGCGGATTCGGTCCTCGACGAGGTTTTGGTCAAGGATACGGCCAAGGTGGATTCGGACAAGGCGGATTTGGCCAAGGAGGATTTGGACAAGGAGGATCTCTCAGTATTTCTAAAAGCATCTCCATCAGCAGGGGAGGGGCTTCACAATCTAGTTCAAGTGCTGGAGCGAGTGGAAAGTAA
- the LOC106133474 gene encoding spidroin-1, translating to MAQLAIIFLGFAMVVQSAVVPSADALLRRVARSPCYSCGDGFPHGPPPFPPPPFFHTHNWSGYSRGSDGQPKGVFSGAAATALGGGGDSSGQAFSLASSDTDQNNDQSNFGRSGGYGDQSTSGSSGFGGQQSGSGGYGGQSSGRYNSQSSGASGTSGSFGGQQSSSGGYGGQSSGRYNSQSSGASGTSGSFGGQQSSSGGYGGQSSGRYNSQSSGASGTSGGFGEQQSSSREFGGHSSGNGGFGGQSSGAGGSSSGFGGRSNSGGFGAQSSGAGGYDGQSHANFRESGSYKESHSSGGNQQSSRFSGNGGFGQGDEQQSQSRGFSASAAQSSSQAGGSGVQGNAGQGFGSTKGGFSSGVNQHQVEVGHGGGSQGGFSSNYESQGSLGNGQQSSSSQLGSSQGYSGGQSNQESYNDAQSALGAAQGLASQGLQGSGQPGCSTCGKSNYALSNAKSKTGNAIAVSVGGK from the exons ATGGCGCAATtggcaataatttttttgggcTTTGCAATGGTGGTGCAAAGTGCAGTTGTTCCGTCTGCAG ATGCTCTCCTAAGGAGAGTAGCGCGTTCTCCATGCTACTCATGCGGTGACGGCTTTCCTCATGGTCCACCACCTTTCCCTCCTCCGCCATTCTTTCACACACATAACTGGAGTGGATACTCAAGAGGCTCCGATGGCCAACCAAAAGGAGTTTTCAGTGGGGCAGCTGCCACTGCACTCGGAGGTGGAGGCGATTCTTCGGGTCAAGCATTTTCTTTGGCATCGTCTGACACTGATCAAAACAACGATCAGTCTAACTTTGGTCGATCTGGAGGATACGGGGACCAGTCAACCAGTGGTTCTTCTGGTTTTGGTGGACAACAATCTGGCTCCGGTGGATATGGCGGGCAGTCTTCTGGAAGATATAATAGCCAATCGTCAGGAGCGAGTGGTACCTCTGGAAGTTTTGGTGGACAGCAATCTAGCTCCGGTGGATATGGTGGGCAGTCTTCTGGAAGATATAATAGCCAATCATCAGGAGCGAGTGGTACCTCTGGAAGTTTTGGTGGACAGCAATCTAGCTCCGGTGGATATGGTGGGCAGTCTTCTGGAAGATATAATAGCCAATCGTCAGGAGCGAGTGGTACCTCTGGAGGTTTTGGTGAACAACAATCCAGCTCTCGAGAGTTTGGAGGCCATTCCTCTGGAAATGGAGGTTTCGGTGGCCAGTCGTCAGGTGCTGGTGGATCTTCTTCTGGTTTTGGTGGCCGGTCTAATTCTGGTGGATTTGGTGCTCAATCATCTGGAGCAGGTGGATATGATGGTCAGAGCCACGCCAATTTCAGAGAAAGTGGAAGTTACAAGGAAAGTCATTCAAGTGGAGGTAACCAACAATCTAGTAGATTCTCTGGTAATGGTGGATTTGGGCAAGGCGATGAACAACAGTCTCAATCTCGGGGATTCAGCGCTTCGGCGGCCCAGAGCTCTTCTCAGGCTGGGGGGTCCGGTGTCCAAGGTAATGCAGGTCAAGGCTTCGGATCAACAAAGGGAGGGTTTTCATCAGGAGTGAATCAGCATCAAGTGGAAGTTGGTCATGGAGGTGGATCTCAAGGCGGATTCAGTTCGAATTACGAATCCCAGGGTTCATTAGGAAATGGACAGCAATCTTCAAGTAGTCAATTAGGATCTAGTCAAGGATATTCAGGGGGCCAGAGTAATCAAGAGTCGTACAATGATGCCCAATCAGCGCTCGGTGCTGCTCAAGGTCTGGCCAGCCAAGGGTTGCAGGGGTCCGGTCAACCTGGATGTAGTACGTGTGGTAAGAGCAACTACGCTCTGAGTAATGCTAAGAGTAAAACTGGAAATGCTATCGCTGTGTCTGTAGGAGGAAAGTAA
- the LOC132902963 gene encoding uncharacterized protein LOC132902963, protein MWRLCVVFVICIVAIENARAEVRPGDLKIIGRFKRSPHYCEPPPYWPPPPPPPPHWPPHRPHWPPPPPPPPYWEYQPSHDSYRQPEHQAKPCETCGSSSGSYASSNSESESGNAIAVAVARAKAQN, encoded by the exons ATGTGGCGTTTGTGTGTTGTGTTTGTGATCTGTATAGTAGCTATAGAAAATGCGAGGGCGGAAGTTAGAC CCGGTGATCTGAAAATAATCGGGAGGTTCAAGCGTTCCCCACATTACTGCGAACCGCCGCCATATTGGCCCCCACCACCGCCACCGCCGCCACACTGGCCCCCACATCGGCCACACTGGCCCCCACCGCCTCCGCCGCCACCTTACTGGGAATACCAACCATCCCACGACTCCTACCGTCAACCCGAGCACCAAGCGAAGCCGTGTGAAACGTGCGGTTCATCGTCAGGGTCATATGCGTCAAGTAACTCTGAAAGTGAATCGGGGAATGCTATAGCAGTCGCTGTGGCTAGAGCGAAAGCacagaattaa
- the LOC106133494 gene encoding ATP-dependent RNA helicase A has product MACLRLLPFFFGIVFLGSSPSAAEDTAGNGAVSGLVRVPRSHANKLCRKYGICNGGGFQGGYQGYQGNYGYQGYQQPYPPINIAISQSQSSANEAGGGYSNGYYPNNYQFNGGYPNQRYPNYQRPPGNFNNGQGSYNNQFNGNYYGPSLGQQGGGGYGFHGAFFDEASEDNEQKVNQVDGSGSGAGAGGYNDYNQGRSNEGSPQGNFAVAGSFAAAGRQN; this is encoded by the exons ATGGCTTGCTTACGATTGTTACCGTTCTTTTTTGGCATCGTTTTCTTAGGATCGAGCCCATCTGCGGCCGAAG ATACGGCAGGGAATGGAGCGGTCAGTGGCTTAGTTCGAGTGCCGAGGAGTCACGCCAACAAACTATGCCGGAAATATGGCATCTGCAACGGTGGCGGCTTTCAGGGAGGTTATCAGGGATACCAAGGAAACTACGGCTACCAGGGGTACCAGCAACCGTACCCTCCGATAAATATCGCGATCAGTCAGTCCCAGTCTTCCGCAAACGAGGCAGGTGGTGGTTACAGCAATGGGTATTACCCAAACAATTATCAGTTCAATGGAGGCTATCCCAATCAGAGGTATCCCAATTACCAAAGACCACCTGGCAATTTTAATAATGGCCAGGGTTCCTACAATAACCAATTTAACGGTAATTATTATGGGCCTTCTTTGGGTCAGCAAGGAGGAGGAGGGTATGGCTTCCATGGGGCGTTCTTTGATGAAGCTTCAGAAGATAATGAACAGAAAGTGAACCAGGTAGATGGAAGCGGATCAGGCGCTGGCGCCGGTGGTTACAATGATTACAATCAAGGACGTTCTAATGAAGGAAGTCCGCAAGGGAACTTTGCAGTTGCTGGATCTTTTGCAGCCGCTGGtagacaaaattaa
- the LOC106133457 gene encoding uncharacterized protein LOC106133457 — protein sequence MVATLIYFFSALAACNAVPIWITGADFFPTTLMRIGRSPSVAFGFGSGFSSNIGGIAHSTGIGSSFSTGDAQAYGSGMGGSDNAYARGVGIANARPSYPRYPLPYNNDFGRTSFGSAVSSAQNIGDYSSAVSSAQSHNGRQYGAAASAVQNAGPARYQSAVSSAQNTGLDYQSAVAAANSNDGHYGSAMSAANTGNYGDTFAHSRNNFAGYGAAVSAAENIGGYRASTAQAVQQQGGALQQSGASSINAPGIQAAQSHAMNTGYY from the exons ATGGTAGCTACGCTCATCTATTTCTTTTCGGCGCTGGCGGCTTGCAATGCAGTGCCAATATGGATCACAG GAGCTGATTTCTTCCCCACGACATTAATGCGCATTGGACGTTCCCCGAGCGTTGCGTTTGGTTTCGGCAGCGGATTCAGCAGCAACATCGGCGGCATCGCGCACTCTACCGGCATCGGCTCCTCCTTCTCCACCGGCGACGCCCAGGCTTACGGCTCCGGGATGGGTGGAAGCGACAACGCGTATGCCCGAGGAGTAGGCATCGCCAATGCCAGACCGTCCTACCCACGCTACCCATTACCCTACAACAACGACTTTGGTCGCACATCTTTTGGATCTGCCGTCTCATCTGCCCAAAATATCGGAGATTACAGCTCGGCTGTCTCCTCGGCGCAGTCGCACAATGGCCGTCAATATGGAGCGGCAGCGTCAGCAGTTCAAAATGCTGGACCAGCGCGTTACCAATCAGCTGTGTCCTCAGCTCAAAATACGGGCCTAGATTACCAATCCGCAGTAGCTGCTGCTAATAGCAATGATGGACATTACGGATCAGCCATGTCAGCGGCTAATACTGGCAACTATGGTGATACTTTTGCCCATTCTAGAAATAATTTCGCTGGTTATGGAGCCGCTGTATCTGCTGCTGAAAATATCGGTGGATATAGAGCCAGTACAGCTCAGGCCGTTCAACAGCAAGGTGGAGCCCTTCAACAAAGTGGCGCTTCTAGCATCAACGCGCCTGGTATCCAGGCAGCCCAGTCACATGCCATGAACACTGGCTATTACTAG
- the LOC106133456 gene encoding uncharacterized protein LOC106133456: MSVRLVAIFGILAVANAVPIWVIAPKNDPSFGQAPNVAYGFGSGFSSDVAGVKHSTSIGSSFSTGDASAYGEGLANTGNNYARGVGAANNYYQPTNQLRHSFPASSSLAQAYNSPQFGSAISNVQNTPPYQPQYHGYRAAITNTVDNGQYQTALSSAQNVQGQDYESAVSATQQGLGYNSAISNAQSVNGGGLRSATAASQDVNGYKASTAHAVQQNGASLQNSGATTINGPGIQAAQSHAISYY; encoded by the exons ATGTCAGTAAGATTAGTTGCAATTTTTGGGATACTGGCGGTGGCGAATGCTGTTCCAATATGGGTAATTG CTCCAAAAAACGACCCCAGCTTTGGTCAAGCGCCCAATGTGGCGTACGGCTTCGGTAGCGGCTTTAGCAGCGACGTGGCCGGAGTCAAGCACTCCACCAGCATCGGATCATCCTTCTCCACCGGCGACGCGTCCGCTTACGGCGAAGGCCTCGCCAACACTGGGAATAACTACGCAAGAGGAGTAGGCGCTGCCAACAACTACTACCAACCTACAAATCAATTGAGGCACTCTTTCCCCGCGTCCTCGTCACTAGCCCAAGCGTACAATAGCCCTCAATTCGGCTCAGCGATTTCCAACGTTCAGAATACACCTCCTTACCAACCCCAGTACCACGGCTACCGAGCCGCTATCACAAACACAGTGGACAATGGCCAGTACCAAACTGCTTTATCTTCAGCCCAAAACGTGCAAGGTCAAGATTACGAATCCGCCGTTTCCGCGACCCAGCAAGGTCTGGGTTACAACTCGGCTATTTCTAACGCTCAGTCAGTGAATGGTGGTGGCTTGCGTTCAGCCACTGCCGCTTCTCAAGACGTGAACGGCTACAAAGCCAGTACAGCTCATGCTGTCCAGCAAAATGGTGCGTCTCTTCAGAACAGCGGAGCTACTACCATCAATGGCCCAGGCATTCAAGCCGCGCAGTCACACGcaattagttattattaa